The Piliocolobus tephrosceles isolate RC106 unplaced genomic scaffold, ASM277652v3 unscaffolded_37218, whole genome shotgun sequence genome contains the following window.
TTATTTTtgccctcttttcctttctccaccaTCGTGGTGTGTTCTTGCCTCCACTTCTCGCCATGTCTTCTCACAAGACTTTCAGGATTAAGCGATtcctggccaagaaacaaaagcaaaatcgtcccattccccagtggattcggatgaaaactggaaataaaataaggtacaaCTCCAAAAGGAGACATTGGAGAAGAACCAAGCTGGGTCTGTAAGGAACTGCACATGAGATGGCACATATATTTGTGCTGTCTGAAGGTCACGATCACATTACCATATCAAACTGAAAATGTCACCACTCTCTGGAGAGTTTGACGTATTTTCCTCTCTGAATCTATTATGAATGCGTTGGTTGGCTGGGTTCAGTAATAAATATGTGAGgcctttcatttcaaaaaaaaaaaaaaaaaaaagaaag
Protein-coding sequences here:
- the LOC111550850 gene encoding 60S ribosomal protein L39; the encoded protein is MSSHKTFRIKRFLAKKQKQNRPIPQWIRMKTGNKIRYNSKRRHWRRTKLGL